From the Lathyrus oleraceus cultivar Zhongwan6 chromosome 4, CAAS_Psat_ZW6_1.0, whole genome shotgun sequence genome, one window contains:
- the LOC127073891 gene encoding LIM domain-containing protein WLIM1 yields the protein MASFAGTTQKCKVCEKKVYWMEQLTADHKVYHKSCFRCHHCKGNLKLSNYCSFESDVYCKPHFDQLFKMTGYLDKSFEGIARIYRAERFGDQVQANNKVSKLFAGTQEKCVGCCKTLYPIEKVTVDGKSYHKVCFRCTHGGCLISPSNYVAHENRFYCKHHHTQLFRQKGDFSQFDKIERVLGVQNTII from the exons ATGGCTTCATTTGCAGGCACTACACAGAAATGTAAGGTATGTGAAAAGAAAGTCTACTGGATGGAACAACTCACAGCTGATCATAAAGTGTACCACAAATCTTGCTTTAGATGCCACCATTGCAAGGGTAACCTCAAG CTGAGTAACTATTGTTCCTTTGAGAGTGATGTTTATTGTAAGCCTCATTTTGATCAACTCTTTAAGATGACTGGCTATTTGGACAAAAGCTTTGAAG GTATTGCAAGAATTTATAGAGCTGAAAGATTTGGTGATCAGGTTCAAGCCAATAACAAGGTTTCAAAATTGTTTGCTGGAACTCAAGAAAAATGTGTTGGTTGCTGCAAAACATTGTACCCAATTGAAAAG GTGACTGTTGATGGGAAATCATACCATAAGGTTTGCTTTAGGTGTACACATGGAGGTTGTTTGATTAGTCCATCAAATTATGTGGCTCATGAGAATCGTTTTTACTGTAAACACCATCATACTCAGCTATTCAGACAGAAGGGTGATTTCAGCCAATTTGACAAGATTGAACGAGTTCTTGGGGTTCAAAATACCATCATTTGA